The Thermanaerovibrio acidaminovorans DSM 6589 genome contains a region encoding:
- a CDS encoding HesA/MoeB/ThiF family protein, whose amino-acid sequence MSEIRYLSLAEVEEFAASRGIPRREAELALLAQGACPERYRRNVGTLGLEGQRRLLESQVAVVGCGGIGGYVVEMLARVGVGRLRLADGDVFCENNLNRQLLCREGDLGLPKVRAAAIRVREVNRAVEVEEFFGYVDEANVMDFIAGCSVVVDGLDNGSTRRTLSRACLEAGIPLVHGAIGGFYAQVGVSLGGPLGRFIAAMPDRGEEVCLGNPPFTPALAASLEVCEAVKLLTGVSEVLADQLLWADLKGHCFMRLNP is encoded by the coding sequence GTGTCGGAGATCAGGTACCTTAGCCTTGCGGAGGTGGAGGAGTTTGCCGCGTCCCGAGGGATTCCAAGGCGGGAGGCGGAGCTGGCCCTGCTCGCCCAGGGGGCCTGTCCCGAGAGGTACCGGCGCAACGTGGGAACGTTGGGGCTGGAGGGGCAGAGGAGGCTACTGGAGTCCCAGGTGGCGGTGGTGGGCTGCGGCGGAATCGGGGGCTACGTGGTGGAGATGCTGGCCCGGGTTGGGGTGGGGCGCCTTAGGCTGGCTGATGGGGACGTGTTCTGCGAGAACAACCTCAATCGGCAGCTCCTCTGCCGGGAGGGGGACCTGGGGCTCCCAAAGGTGAGGGCCGCCGCCATCAGGGTCCGGGAGGTGAACCGGGCGGTGGAGGTGGAGGAGTTTTTCGGCTACGTGGATGAGGCGAACGTAATGGATTTCATCGCCGGCTGCTCGGTGGTGGTGGATGGGCTGGACAACGGATCCACCAGAAGGACCCTGTCTCGGGCTTGTCTTGAGGCGGGAATCCCCCTGGTGCACGGCGCCATCGGGGGCTTCTACGCCCAGGTTGGGGTATCCCTAGGGGGGCCGCTGGGTAGATTCATCGCCGCCATGCCGGACCGGGGGGAGGAGGTATGCCTCGGCAATCCCCCCTTCACCCCCGCCCTGGCGGCGTCCCTGGAGGTGTGCGAGGCGGTGAAGCTGCTGACCGGCGTGTCGGAGGTCCTGGCGGATCAGCTCCTCTGGGCGGACCTGAAGGGTCACTGCTTCATGAGGCTTAACCCCTAG
- the mnmA gene encoding tRNA 2-thiouridine(34) synthase MnmA, translating to MSGGVDSSVTAMILKGEGHRPLGVTLLMSPSSSECSRSVQLARRTAEILGIRHTVLDLRDLFRRHVMDKFRTEYMAGRTPNPCSDCNRNVKLGGLAERLDRMGLDGIPMATGHYARILKDPAGAHLAMGLDHRRDQSYFLAEVPKGIIRRLMFPLGGMTKEQVRLLAEEARLPARREADSMDSCFVEDGDYREVIGPVIDSQGPIVDLRGNVLGIHQGFHRFTVGQRKGLGVSSTEALYVKRIDPPTVVVAPRDRLMERHVTASGGNWLEEGDLRCGAQLLGKTRSQGRPSPCTVEEVEGDRIRVLFHGEGVFAPCPGQRLVLYRPDGVVVGCATMD from the coding sequence ATGAGCGGAGGGGTTGACAGCTCCGTCACCGCCATGATCCTCAAGGGGGAGGGGCATCGCCCCCTTGGGGTCACCCTCCTCATGTCCCCTAGCTCCTCCGAGTGCTCCAGGTCGGTTCAGCTGGCCAGGAGGACTGCGGAGATCCTGGGGATACGCCACACGGTGCTGGACCTGAGGGACCTATTCCGGAGGCACGTGATGGACAAGTTCAGGACCGAGTACATGGCGGGGCGGACACCCAACCCCTGCTCGGACTGCAACCGGAACGTGAAGCTGGGGGGCCTGGCGGAGAGGCTGGACCGTATGGGCCTCGATGGGATCCCCATGGCCACGGGGCACTACGCCAGGATCCTTAAGGACCCCGCTGGGGCGCACCTGGCCATGGGGCTGGACCACCGCAGGGACCAGAGCTACTTCCTGGCGGAGGTACCCAAGGGGATAATCCGGCGACTCATGTTCCCCCTCGGGGGGATGACCAAGGAGCAGGTGCGGCTCCTGGCAGAGGAGGCCCGCCTGCCCGCCCGCCGGGAGGCGGACAGCATGGACTCATGCTTCGTGGAGGACGGGGACTACCGTGAGGTCATAGGCCCGGTGATCGACTCCCAGGGCCCCATAGTGGACCTTAGGGGGAACGTGCTGGGGATCCATCAGGGGTTCCACCGGTTCACCGTGGGACAGCGGAAGGGGTTGGGAGTGTCATCCACGGAGGCGCTGTACGTGAAGCGCATAGATCCGCCCACGGTGGTGGTGGCCCCCCGGGACCGGCTGATGGAGAGGCATGTGACCGCCTCGGGGGGCAACTGGCTGGAGGAGGGGGACCTGCGGTGCGGCGCCCAGCTTCTGGGGAAGACCAGGTCCCAGGGACGGCCCTCCCCCTGCACGGTGGAGGAGGTGGAGGGGGATCGGATCCGGGTGCTCTTCCACGGGGAGGGGGTCTTCGCCCCCTGCCCGGGGCAGAGGCTGGTGCTCTACAGGCCCGACGGGGTGGTGGTGGGTTGCGCCACCATGGATTAG
- a CDS encoding methyl-accepting chemotaxis protein, whose protein sequence is MSAAEAVKSALTSGREVSFRGESLLGGESVLGVVAPVMVGADRWGLLVELPVALALRDPKVMGRNVMVSSLLALVILGAVVSLVFMRLSRPIVEAKRVIEQIADLDLRYDPSSDWIAHRDDEIGAMGRALGKMRRDMARTIRTIFKEAEEFAGSAESLAALSEESVASMEEVKASVDQALNLTQVNASALEHTNSAIEEVSSGATLAAKAVEEGAEAASATAKLSEGVVDRIRNMVEEMGAISTGAEESLGKLERVSGSVANIGTFVTTIKNIADQTNLLALNAAIEAARAGEAGRGFAVVAEEVRKLAEESNVAAREVENIISPLVAYTRETLEVTGRTAKTARELADAASGTVQELMEVLKRIRSVSSAMESVAATSEEQAAASQEIAKSIDEAARSTVEVVSGLGVIQHSAEETAKAAESVAREAEKLTSGAEALKEALKSFSVDLHDHGIELPPALKG, encoded by the coding sequence GTGTCCGCCGCTGAGGCGGTCAAGTCCGCCCTCACCTCCGGCCGGGAGGTGTCGTTCCGCGGGGAGTCCCTGCTTGGGGGCGAATCGGTGCTCGGGGTGGTGGCCCCGGTGATGGTGGGGGCCGACCGGTGGGGGCTGCTGGTGGAGTTGCCGGTGGCGTTGGCCTTGAGGGACCCTAAGGTGATGGGTAGGAACGTGATGGTGAGCTCCCTGTTGGCGCTGGTGATCCTGGGGGCGGTGGTGAGCCTGGTGTTCATGAGGCTGAGCCGTCCCATAGTGGAGGCCAAGAGGGTGATAGAGCAGATTGCAGATCTGGACCTTCGGTACGATCCCTCCAGCGACTGGATAGCCCACCGGGACGACGAGATAGGTGCCATGGGGCGGGCCCTGGGCAAGATGAGGCGGGACATGGCCCGCACCATCAGGACCATCTTCAAGGAGGCGGAGGAGTTTGCCGGGTCCGCGGAGTCCCTGGCGGCCCTGTCGGAGGAGTCCGTGGCCTCCATGGAGGAGGTGAAGGCCTCGGTGGACCAGGCGCTCAACCTGACCCAGGTGAACGCCTCCGCCCTGGAGCACACTAACTCCGCCATAGAGGAGGTCTCCTCCGGGGCCACCCTGGCGGCCAAGGCGGTGGAGGAGGGGGCCGAGGCGGCGTCTGCAACCGCCAAGCTGTCCGAGGGGGTGGTTGACCGCATAAGGAACATGGTGGAAGAGATGGGGGCCATAAGCACCGGGGCTGAGGAGTCCCTGGGGAAGCTGGAGCGGGTCTCCGGTTCGGTGGCCAACATAGGCACCTTCGTGACCACCATAAAGAACATAGCGGACCAGACCAACCTGCTGGCGCTGAACGCCGCCATCGAGGCCGCCCGGGCGGGTGAAGCGGGTCGTGGCTTCGCGGTGGTGGCCGAGGAGGTCCGGAAACTGGCGGAGGAGTCCAACGTTGCGGCCCGGGAGGTGGAGAACATAATCTCCCCCCTGGTGGCCTACACCCGGGAGACCCTGGAGGTGACCGGCAGGACCGCCAAGACCGCCCGGGAGCTGGCGGACGCCGCATCGGGCACCGTCCAGGAGCTGATGGAGGTCCTGAAGCGCATAAGGAGCGTCAGCTCCGCCATGGAGAGCGTGGCGGCCACCTCGGAGGAGCAGGCGGCGGCCTCCCAGGAGATAGCCAAGTCCATAGACGAGGCCGCCCGGTCCACCGTGGAGGTGGTCTCCGGCCTTGGGGTCATCCAGCACTCGGCGGAGGAGACCGCCAAGGCGGCGGAGTCGGTGGCCCGAGAGGCAGAGAAGCTGACCTCCGGCGCCGAGGCCCTGAAGGAGGCCCTGAAGAGCTTCTCGGTGGACCTCCATGACCATGGGATAGAGCTTCCCCCGGCGCTGAAGGGCTGA